Proteins encoded in a region of the Flavobacterium sp. MDT1-60 genome:
- a CDS encoding PKD domain-containing protein produces MKLLTSIFFILFSILAIGQTKVKDTITRRATIGFIQNGNAVTYKPETPPLIPIAGAPKPSYSYLWELGDGHYSKEAEPKHVYKNKGTYTTRLAVTNNYDNGKPPATRPKKVAINDITDTNYKDIASIEDQNGFAIIKNCDPIPEQEMVVVVGYQNLENYVASGKLYLFYNEKQFKNNNFELVDFRTYANEREVKENAVASVDDLDDSKNYLASAENTIKLKKYRNTTTEEDLDASLLEANKLYHNVNVLEFDGANPGETRNVFYTFKTTPEMIKDTSATVTMRGIFVPNRSYKNHKIKNLEMEIVTSHDPNKMGSNGSFMNYRLVRFKRVNFKTRFQNNGEGPARMIRLETDVPDMFDKKTFQIEDMYPKCPICPKDEEPTVSCLDTIIKQKQIFFTFKNIYLPGSEQKNVHEKDSTKGFVKYSMKFAEDFHKVKTRSRTAIIFDKNEPIITNYATTRFLPGISIGAKAGYNLYPNLEKSTSYFVGATISPFKSYRFYWQAEWVNALNKYDSDVDIKNEINTNANGVRQLVRTTTETENQNVNWEIPLLIRYNINNYIGIGTGIQANINVSEEQNQNIKIETFEGDKESFLISTTTTSNTVKNSFADFKTGLLFDLTAGFARIGPSLGARYVINFEQNFNYFQFYGIWKF; encoded by the coding sequence ATGAAATTACTAACGTCTATTTTCTTTATTCTATTCTCTATTCTCGCAATAGGACAAACCAAAGTAAAAGACACCATAACCCGAAGAGCCACTATTGGTTTTATTCAAAATGGAAATGCCGTTACTTATAAACCGGAAACTCCACCTTTGATTCCGATTGCGGGTGCGCCAAAACCAAGTTATTCGTATTTATGGGAACTCGGTGACGGCCATTACAGCAAAGAAGCCGAGCCTAAACACGTCTATAAAAACAAAGGAACGTATACCACAAGACTTGCCGTAACCAACAATTACGATAACGGAAAACCACCTGCAACGCGACCTAAAAAAGTTGCGATAAACGATATTACTGATACCAATTATAAAGACATCGCTTCCATAGAAGATCAAAATGGATTTGCGATAATCAAAAACTGCGACCCCATTCCGGAACAGGAAATGGTAGTCGTAGTAGGTTATCAAAACTTGGAGAATTATGTTGCGAGCGGGAAACTGTATTTGTTTTATAATGAGAAGCAATTCAAAAATAACAATTTCGAATTGGTCGATTTTAGAACGTATGCCAACGAACGCGAAGTAAAGGAAAATGCTGTTGCGTCGGTTGATGACCTGGACGATTCTAAAAATTATCTGGCTTCCGCCGAAAATACAATAAAACTCAAAAAATATCGGAATACAACGACAGAAGAAGATTTGGATGCTTCCTTATTAGAAGCAAATAAATTATATCATAATGTCAATGTTTTAGAATTTGACGGTGCTAATCCGGGAGAAACACGCAATGTTTTTTATACCTTTAAAACTACTCCGGAAATGATAAAAGATACCAGCGCTACGGTTACAATGCGCGGGATTTTTGTTCCGAATCGGAGTTATAAAAATCACAAAATAAAAAATCTGGAAATGGAAATTGTGACTTCTCATGATCCAAACAAAATGGGATCTAATGGAAGTTTTATGAATTACAGATTGGTGCGTTTTAAAAGAGTGAATTTTAAAACCCGTTTTCAAAACAACGGCGAAGGACCCGCGAGAATGATTCGGCTAGAAACAGATGTTCCGGACATGTTTGATAAAAAGACTTTTCAGATTGAAGACATGTATCCTAAATGTCCGATTTGTCCAAAAGATGAAGAACCAACCGTAAGTTGTCTCGACACCATCATCAAACAAAAGCAGATTTTCTTCACTTTCAAAAACATTTATTTACCAGGAAGCGAACAAAAAAATGTACATGAAAAAGATTCTACAAAAGGTTTTGTAAAATACTCCATGAAATTTGCAGAGGACTTTCATAAAGTAAAAACCCGAAGCCGAACCGCTATTATTTTTGATAAAAACGAACCCATAATTACCAATTACGCCACTACCCGATTCTTGCCCGGAATTTCGATTGGTGCAAAAGCCGGATATAATTTGTATCCAAATCTGGAAAAATCGACGAGTTATTTTGTGGGTGCCACGATCTCGCCTTTTAAATCGTATCGTTTTTATTGGCAGGCAGAATGGGTTAATGCTTTGAATAAATATGACAGTGACGTTGATATTAAAAATGAAATAAACACAAACGCAAACGGAGTAAGACAATTGGTGCGCACCACTACTGAAACGGAAAACCAAAATGTTAATTGGGAAATTCCGCTTTTGATTCGGTACAACATTAATAATTATATCGGAATTGGTACCGGAATTCAGGCGAATATAAATGTCTCAGAAGAACAAAATCAGAATATAAAAATCGAGACTTTTGAAGGCGACAAAGAGAGTTTTTTAATTAGTACAACTACAACATCCAATACGGTAAAAAATTCATTTGCTGATTTTAAAACCGGTCTTTTATTTGATTTAACGGCTGGTTTCGCAAGAATTGGTCCGAGTCTGGGTGCACGTTATGTAATCAACTTTGAGCAGAATTTTAATTATTTTCAGTTTTATGGAATTTGGAAGTTTTAG